The Synergistetes bacterium HGW-Synergistetes-1 genome has a window encoding:
- a CDS encoding heavy metal translocating P-type ATPase yields MSELKMSFRVTGMTCTTCSKIVERALSKVEGVSYASVNLATESVFVAADGSVTFEMLENAVEKSGYKILKEAPADIDDIKYREARKDLFFILLIGIPMSVLMFMHMAMGIHYHWYGIMEIVAGGIAIFWGGRKTLRGAWIAVAHAHTNMDTLIAISAVASWVTALMNYSGLDIPSFGTIGVMILMLHLTGRYIESHLRDKAAKQVKALMTLQPREARVVSDGKTLMVPIEAVKPDTMIQVNPGERIPLDGIVEEGLSGVDESLLTGESQPAVKDVGSDVTGGAMNLSGVLLIRTTKVGEDTFLSKMLDLVREAQGSKVPLQDLADRITIKFVPAVISLAVISALTWFFFFNSLSVYVAPLAAYLPWPTAFSSPVSAAAYSFVATLVIACPCALGLATPLALVVSTGEASKNGLLIRNAEAIQTLHEVDHAILDKTGTLTVGEPEVLEWELEDEAIPFAFALESNSGHPVAKSVVRALGTREYDKPESVEEIPGEGVTGKWGDVEWFVGRPLNRSKWTARSALARSIVEVRKNDIPVGFFAISDPIREDSKEAVSALAKLGITTMMATGDGMEAALEIAEQAGIKNVRWEVRPEDKLSIVRETQSKGKKVLMAGDGINDAAALKGAHVGVAMGGGMDLAVDSADIVILKGGISKIVSAVKISDKTWQVIRQNLFGAFFYNIIAIPLAMLGLLHPLVAELAMAASSITVILNSLRISGSADK; encoded by the coding sequence ATGTCAGAACTAAAAATGTCTTTTCGCGTAACAGGTATGACCTGTACTACCTGTTCGAAAATAGTTGAAAGAGCACTCTCGAAAGTCGAGGGGGTATCTTATGCTTCCGTCAATCTTGCGACAGAAAGCGTCTTTGTTGCAGCGGACGGGTCTGTCACATTTGAGATGCTTGAGAATGCTGTTGAAAAAAGCGGGTATAAGATACTTAAAGAGGCCCCCGCAGACATAGATGACATAAAATACCGCGAGGCCAGAAAAGACCTCTTCTTCATCCTTCTGATCGGCATCCCCATGTCGGTACTGATGTTCATGCATATGGCAATGGGTATCCACTACCACTGGTACGGGATAATGGAGATAGTTGCGGGAGGCATCGCCATATTCTGGGGCGGGCGCAAAACTCTCCGCGGGGCATGGATAGCAGTTGCACACGCCCACACTAACATGGATACGCTTATAGCTATCAGCGCCGTGGCCTCATGGGTGACAGCGCTCATGAATTATTCAGGTCTTGACATCCCTTCCTTCGGAACAATAGGAGTTATGATATTGATGCTCCACCTCACAGGCAGGTATATTGAGTCCCATCTGAGGGACAAGGCCGCAAAACAGGTGAAGGCGCTTATGACCCTTCAGCCGAGGGAAGCCCGTGTCGTCTCTGACGGCAAGACTCTCATGGTGCCAATTGAAGCGGTCAAACCTGACACGATGATCCAGGTCAACCCTGGTGAAAGGATCCCGCTTGACGGAATAGTTGAGGAAGGGCTTTCCGGAGTCGATGAATCCCTTTTGACAGGCGAATCCCAGCCTGCAGTCAAGGATGTTGGGTCTGACGTCACAGGGGGAGCTATGAATCTCTCAGGCGTCCTTCTGATCAGGACAACAAAAGTAGGTGAGGACACATTCCTCTCAAAAATGCTCGACCTGGTGAGGGAAGCCCAGGGGAGCAAGGTGCCCCTTCAGGATCTTGCAGACAGGATAACCATAAAATTCGTCCCGGCCGTGATTTCGCTGGCTGTCATAAGCGCTTTGACATGGTTTTTCTTTTTCAACAGCCTTTCTGTCTATGTTGCGCCGCTGGCAGCATATCTCCCATGGCCAACGGCATTCAGTTCGCCTGTATCCGCGGCCGCATATTCCTTCGTGGCAACTCTGGTAATAGCATGTCCGTGCGCACTTGGACTCGCGACTCCGCTTGCACTTGTAGTCAGCACCGGTGAGGCTTCAAAAAACGGTCTTCTGATAAGAAATGCGGAGGCCATCCAGACATTGCACGAAGTTGACCATGCCATCCTCGACAAGACAGGCACACTGACCGTAGGCGAACCGGAAGTGCTTGAATGGGAACTTGAAGATGAGGCGATCCCCTTCGCCTTCGCCCTGGAATCCAATTCAGGACACCCTGTAGCCAAATCTGTCGTCAGGGCCTTGGGTACACGTGAGTACGACAAACCGGAAAGCGTTGAAGAGATACCTGGAGAGGGCGTGACAGGAAAATGGGGAGATGTCGAATGGTTCGTGGGCAGACCTCTCAACAGATCAAAATGGACAGCCAGATCTGCTCTTGCACGATCTATAGTTGAAGTGAGAAAAAACGACATCCCTGTCGGCTTTTTTGCCATCTCTGATCCGATAAGAGAAGATTCAAAAGAGGCTGTCTCAGCCCTGGCGAAACTTGGCATAACCACGATGATGGCCACTGGAGACGGTATGGAGGCAGCACTGGAAATTGCCGAACAGGCAGGGATAAAGAACGTCAGATGGGAAGTCCGTCCCGAAGATAAACTCTCAATAGTTAGGGAGACCCAGAGCAAGGGCAAGAAAGTTCTTATGGCAGGAGACGGAATAAACGATGCCGCAGCTCTGAAGGGCGCCCATGTCGGTGTAGCGATGGGCGGAGGTATGGATCTCGCGGTCGACAGCGCAGACATAGTGATCCTGAAAGGCGGCATCTCAAAAATAGTTTCGGCTGTTAAAATATCTGATAAGACATGGCAGGTAATCCGCCAGAATCTTTTTGGTGCATTTTTCTATAACATCATTGCCATCCCGCTTGCAATGCTGGGGCTGCTCCATCCGCTCGTAGCAGAGCTGGCGATGGCAGCAAGTTCTATTACAGTTATTTTGAACTCTCTTCGCATCTCAGGTTCGGCAGACAAATAA